DNA sequence from the Desulfovibrio desulfuricans DSM 642 genome:
TTGCCGGAGATATTGCCAGGATGCTGGACATACCCAAGACGAATCTTTCCTTTCACCTGAAAACCATTGTCCACAGCGGGCTTGCCAGCATGGAGCGTGAAGGCCGCAACACGCGGTACAAAGCCAACATTCCTTTGATGCTGGAAACTATCGCCTACCTGACTGCCGAGTGCTGCTCCGGCAGCCCTGACCAGTGCCGGACGTACCGGACAGAAAGTGGCATTGCGCCGGAGTTTCTGCCGACCTGCTGCGAACACAAAAAATCATAACGTGGAGAATATTTTTATGAACACGCCCGACAAATCAAACGAGCAAATCAGAGAAACCGTGCGCTCTGGATATGCGGCTATCGCCACGGGGCAGCGTTCTTGTTGTTGCTCCAGCCCGCGCAGCAGTCAGGCCGACCCAACCCGGTTGGCGCAGGCCATTGGCTATGACGCGGAAAGTCTTGCCAATCTGCCGGAAGGCGCGAACATGGGGCTTTCCTGCGGTAATCCTGTAGCCATTGCGGCCTTGCAGGAAGGGCAGACAGTGCTTGACCTCGGTAGTGGCGGCGGCTTTGACGTGTTCCAGGCAGGCGAAAAGGTGAAAGCCTCCGGGCGTGTCATCGGCGTGGACATGACGCCGGAAATGCTTGCCAAGGCCCGCAAGAACATT
Encoded proteins:
- a CDS encoding ArsR/SmtB family transcription factor, which codes for METKTATTIFEVLTSEARLSIFRLLVKYAPDGLVAGDIARMLDIPKTNLSFHLKTIVHSGLASMEREGRNTRYKANIPLMLETIAYLTAECCSGSPDQCRTYRTESGIAPEFLPTCCEHKKS